From one [Ruminococcus] lactaris ATCC 29176 genomic stretch:
- a CDS encoding AEC family transporter — translation MENLIFSLNATVPIFLMMVLGMVFRKIGWMDVEFAEKMNKFVFLVPLPVLLFSDLATVDFEEVWNIRFVIFCFIVTFISIAIVSGISFLWKDRTIQGEFIQSSYRSSAALLGIAFIQNVYGNAGMAPLMIIGSVPLYNVMAVVVLSFFQPERKALDKEVWKKTLKGIVTNPIIIGIVAGLIWSALKIPMPQILNKAVSSIGAVATPMGLMAMGATFDFQKALGKVRPAVTATFIKLVGFVAIFLPLAAYLGFRREELIAILVMLGSATTVSSFVMAKNMGHEGVLSSSVVMLTTLFSAFTLTGWLYLLKSLALI, via the coding sequence ATGGAAAATTTGATTTTTAGTCTGAATGCGACTGTTCCTATTTTTCTCATGATGGTACTGGGAATGGTTTTTCGGAAAATTGGGTGGATGGATGTAGAATTTGCGGAAAAGATGAATAAATTTGTTTTTCTTGTTCCGCTTCCGGTGTTGCTTTTCAGTGACCTTGCAACGGTTGATTTTGAGGAAGTATGGAATATCCGGTTTGTGATCTTCTGCTTTATTGTTACATTTATCAGCATTGCGATTGTGTCAGGTATTTCATTTTTATGGAAAGACAGGACTATTCAGGGAGAGTTTATCCAGTCATCCTATCGGAGCAGTGCGGCACTGCTGGGAATTGCATTTATTCAGAATGTTTATGGAAATGCAGGAATGGCTCCGCTGATGATCATTGGAAGTGTCCCACTTTATAATGTGATGGCAGTGGTTGTATTGTCGTTCTTTCAACCGGAAAGAAAAGCACTGGATAAGGAAGTGTGGAAAAAAACTTTAAAAGGGATCGTGACAAATCCGATCATTATCGGAATCGTGGCAGGGCTGATCTGGTCAGCACTGAAGATCCCGATGCCGCAGATACTCAATAAGGCAGTGTCCAGTATCGGAGCTGTTGCGACACCAATGGGACTGATGGCGATGGGAGCAACCTTTGACTTTCAGAAAGCACTGGGAAAAGTAAGACCGGCTGTCACAGCAACATTTATTAAACTGGTCGGATTCGTCGCGATTTTTCTCCCGCTTGCAGCATATCTTGGATTCCGAAGGGAAGAACTGATCGCAATCCTGGTCATGCTTGGATCGGCGACGACTGTGAGCAGTTTCGTGATGGCAAAAAATATGGGACATGAAGGAGTGCTTTCTTCCAGCGTCGTCATGCTGACAACTCTGTTCAGTGCATTTACCCTGACCGGGTGGCTGTATCTTTTAAAAAGTCTGGCACTGATCTGA
- a CDS encoding AzlC family ABC transporter permease, with translation MKRKAFKAAFPYTLPILAGFSFLGMAYGIYMNASGFSFVYPLCMSFLIYGGSLEFVAVEMLLSPFAPVQVLIMALLIQARHLFYGISMLDKFKGMGCEKYYLIFGMCDETFSVNYTADIPEDIDRGWFMFFVTLLDQLYWGISATLGALLGSLLKFDTNGISFVMTAMFVVIFLEQWFKEKDHTASVLGLTVTALCLILFGADAFMIPTMLLILIFLAILRKKLEKKEADNP, from the coding sequence ATGAAACGCAAAGCTTTCAAAGCCGCTTTTCCTTATACTCTCCCTATTTTAGCCGGGTTCAGTTTTCTCGGAATGGCTTATGGAATCTACATGAATGCATCCGGGTTTTCTTTTGTCTACCCTCTTTGCATGAGTTTTCTGATCTACGGTGGCTCTTTGGAGTTTGTCGCTGTCGAGATGCTGCTAAGTCCATTTGCCCCGGTACAGGTATTGATCATGGCATTACTGATCCAGGCACGCCATCTTTTTTACGGGATTTCCATGCTGGACAAATTTAAGGGAATGGGTTGTGAAAAATATTATCTGATCTTCGGAATGTGCGACGAGACATTTTCTGTCAATTATACGGCTGACATTCCGGAAGACATTGACCGGGGATGGTTCATGTTCTTTGTGACACTTTTAGACCAGCTTTACTGGGGTATTTCAGCAACTCTGGGAGCTTTGCTCGGTTCTTTACTCAAATTTGATACCAATGGAATCAGCTTTGTGATGACAGCAATGTTCGTCGTGATCTTTCTGGAGCAATGGTTCAAGGAAAAGGATCATACAGCTTCTGTCCTCGGACTTACCGTTACTGCTCTGTGCCTGATCCTTTTCGGTGCAGATGCCTTTATGATCCCGACCATGCTCCTGATCCTGATCTTTCTTGCTATATTAAGAAAGAAACTTGAAAAAAAGGAGGCTGATAACCCATGA
- a CDS encoding ABC transporter ATP-binding protein, translating into MAGTMRKTPRGAKGKVENPGKLFVRLMKYVFKDYLWQCILVFVLILTGVIANVQGTMFTKNLIDDYITPFLLTDSPDFGPLAQAIGRVAVFYAVGVIATYLYNRIMVNVTQGTLRNLRNELFEHMETLPIKYFDTHAHGDIMSVYTNDIDTLRQMISQSIPQIINSGITIISVFISMLILNIPLTVVTMVMVAVMVLCTKASAGRSGRYFLEQQVNLGKVNGFIEEMMNGQKVVKVFCHEEENKADFKKLNDDLFVSADRANTFSNFLGPINAQLGNISYVLCAIVGGGLALNGVGGFTLGGLASFLTFNKSFSMPINQVSMQLNAIVMAMAGAERIFRLLDEKQEVDEGYVTLVRAKEVDGKLTECKERTGRWAWKHVHQADGSVDYIELKGNVVFDGVDFGYNDDKIVLHDVRLYAEPGQKIAFVGSTGAGKTTITNLINRFYDIQDGKIRYDGININKIKKADLRRSLGIVLQDTHLFTGTVRENIRFGKLDATDEEIVAAAKLANADGFIRRLPDGYDTVLTGDGANLSQGQRQLLAIARAAVADPPVLILDEATSSIDTRTERIIQESMDRLMKGRTTFVIAHRLSTVRNSDCIMVLEQGRIIERGTHEQLIEEKGRYYQLYTGNAISA; encoded by the coding sequence ATGGCAGGAACAATGAGGAAAACTCCCCGTGGAGCAAAGGGAAAAGTGGAAAACCCGGGAAAACTTTTTGTACGGCTGATGAAATATGTATTTAAAGATTACCTGTGGCAGTGTATTCTGGTTTTTGTTCTGATCCTGACAGGAGTTATCGCAAATGTACAGGGTACGATGTTTACCAAAAATCTGATCGATGATTATATTACTCCGTTCCTTCTGACGGATTCACCGGATTTTGGACCTTTAGCCCAGGCAATCGGCAGGGTAGCGGTCTTTTATGCAGTGGGTGTGATAGCAACCTATCTGTATAACCGGATCATGGTCAATGTGACGCAGGGAACTCTGAGGAATCTGAGAAATGAATTATTTGAACATATGGAAACGCTGCCGATCAAATATTTTGATACCCACGCTCACGGAGATATCATGTCTGTATATACGAATGATATTGATACACTGCGACAGATGATCAGTCAGAGTATTCCGCAGATCATCAACAGCGGGATCACGATCATCAGTGTTTTTATCAGTATGCTGATCCTGAATATCCCGCTGACGGTGGTTACGATGGTCATGGTGGCAGTCATGGTTTTATGCACGAAGGCATCAGCAGGACGGAGCGGAAGATACTTCCTGGAACAGCAGGTGAATCTGGGAAAAGTCAATGGATTTATCGAGGAAATGATGAACGGGCAGAAAGTCGTTAAAGTTTTCTGTCATGAGGAAGAAAATAAAGCCGATTTCAAAAAGCTGAATGATGACTTGTTTGTCAGTGCGGATCGTGCCAATACTTTTTCCAATTTTTTAGGACCGATCAATGCACAGCTTGGAAATATCAGTTATGTCTTATGTGCGATCGTCGGTGGAGGTCTTGCATTGAACGGAGTCGGTGGCTTTACATTAGGTGGTCTGGCAAGTTTTCTGACTTTTAATAAAAGCTTCAGTATGCCGATCAATCAGGTCAGCATGCAGTTAAATGCGATCGTCATGGCAATGGCGGGTGCAGAAAGAATTTTCCGGCTGCTGGATGAAAAGCAGGAAGTAGATGAAGGATATGTCACTCTGGTACGTGCAAAAGAAGTGGATGGAAAGCTGACAGAGTGTAAAGAAAGAACCGGACGCTGGGCGTGGAAACATGTGCATCAGGCAGATGGTTCAGTGGATTATATTGAACTGAAAGGAAATGTTGTCTTTGACGGAGTTGACTTTGGATATAATGATGATAAGATCGTTCTGCATGATGTCAGGTTATATGCTGAGCCGGGCCAGAAGATCGCATTCGTCGGATCGACCGGAGCCGGAAAGACAACCATTACGAATCTGATCAACCGGTTCTATGATATCCAGGATGGTAAAATCCGCTATGATGGCATCAATATTAATAAGATTAAAAAGGCAGATCTGCGGCGTTCCCTGGGGATCGTTCTGCAGGATACGCATCTTTTTACCGGAACAGTCCGGGAAAATATCCGGTTCGGAAAGCTGGATGCAACAGATGAAGAAATCGTGGCGGCAGCAAAGCTTGCCAATGCAGACGGATTTATCCGCAGGCTTCCGGATGGATATGATACCGTACTGACCGGAGACGGTGCGAATTTAAGCCAGGGACAGCGTCAGCTTCTTGCGATAGCAAGGGCAGCAGTGGCAGATCCACCGGTTCTGATCCTGGATGAAGCGACAAGCTCGATCGATACAAGAACAGAGCGGATTATTCAGGAAAGTATGGACCGTCTGATGAAAGGAAGGACAACGTTTGTGATCGCACATCGCCTTTCTACTGTCAGAAACTCAGATTGTATCATGGTTCTGGAACAGGGAAGAATCATAGAGCGTGGAACGCATGAACAGTTGATCGAAGAAAAAGGCAGGTATTATCAGTTGTATACCGGAAATGCGATCAGTGCATAA
- a CDS encoding ABC transporter ATP-binding protein, translating into MLKTLLKEVKEYKRVSIVTPVFMIVEVLMETLIPFLMASIIDEGVNAGNMQHIYKVGGIMVVAAAVGLFAGLAGGRFGAKASAGFAKNLREAMFNHIQSFSFANIDHFSTAGLVTRMTTDVTNVQNAYMMTLRMFTRAPASMICAMVMAFAINARLASIYLVAVIILGTILFFIIRHATAYFRQAFPKYDDLNASVQENVSAIRVVKAYVREEQETSKFQKASENIYRIFVKAERNVIFNAPLMMTTVYTCIILISWLGAKMIISSTLTTGELMSLLAYCMNILSSLMMLSMVFVMISMSTASMQRISEVLNEESDLHNPADPVFEVKDGRIEFKNVEFAYKKDSKEPVLTDINLKIRSGETIGIIGGTGSAKTSLVNLVSRLYDVTKGEVLVGGRNVREYDMESLRNQVAVVLQKNVLFSGTILENLRWGNKNATDEECIEACKLACADEFIERFPKKYETYIEQGGTNVSGGQKQRLCIARAILKKPKILILDDSTSAVDTATDAKIRRAFRKEVPDTTKLIIAQRVSSVQDADRIIVMDEGRINGFGTHEELLETNEIYREVYESQTQGGGDFDEKAGE; encoded by the coding sequence ATGCTAAAGACATTATTAAAAGAAGTAAAAGAATATAAGAGAGTTTCCATAGTGACTCCTGTATTTATGATCGTGGAAGTCCTGATGGAGACGCTGATCCCGTTCCTGATGGCATCGATCATTGATGAAGGGGTCAATGCAGGAAATATGCAGCATATTTACAAAGTAGGAGGCATTATGGTCGTTGCCGCCGCAGTCGGATTATTTGCAGGACTGGCAGGCGGAAGGTTTGGAGCAAAGGCTTCTGCAGGATTTGCAAAAAATCTGCGTGAGGCAATGTTCAACCATATCCAGAGTTTTTCTTTTGCCAATATCGATCATTTCAGTACGGCAGGACTGGTAACCCGTATGACAACTGATGTGACGAATGTACAGAATGCGTACATGATGACACTGCGTATGTTCACGCGTGCCCCTGCCAGTATGATCTGTGCCATGGTGATGGCATTTGCGATCAATGCAAGACTTGCAAGCATCTATCTTGTTGCAGTCATTATATTAGGTACGATCCTTTTCTTTATTATCCGTCATGCAACGGCGTATTTTCGGCAGGCATTTCCGAAATATGATGACCTGAATGCATCGGTACAGGAGAATGTCTCTGCGATCCGTGTCGTGAAGGCTTATGTAAGAGAGGAGCAGGAGACAAGTAAGTTTCAGAAAGCAAGTGAAAATATTTACAGGATTTTTGTAAAGGCAGAACGAAATGTTATTTTTAATGCACCGCTGATGATGACAACGGTTTATACCTGTATTATCCTGATTAGCTGGCTGGGAGCAAAAATGATCATAAGTAGTACGCTGACGACCGGGGAACTGATGAGTCTGCTGGCATACTGTATGAATATTCTGAGCAGTCTGATGATGCTGTCCATGGTATTTGTCATGATCTCTATGAGTACAGCCAGTATGCAGCGAATTTCAGAAGTACTGAATGAAGAGAGTGACCTTCATAATCCGGCAGATCCTGTCTTTGAAGTAAAAGATGGAAGAATCGAATTTAAAAATGTAGAATTTGCTTATAAAAAGGACAGCAAAGAGCCGGTACTGACCGATATCAATCTGAAGATCCGTTCAGGAGAGACAATTGGGATCATCGGGGGAACAGGAAGTGCAAAGACCAGTCTGGTCAATCTGGTCAGTCGTCTGTATGATGTGACAAAGGGAGAAGTTCTTGTCGGTGGCAGAAATGTCAGAGAATATGACATGGAATCTCTGAGAAACCAAGTAGCAGTTGTACTTCAGAAGAATGTTCTTTTCTCCGGCACGATTCTGGAAAATCTGCGGTGGGGAAATAAAAATGCCACAGATGAAGAGTGCATAGAAGCGTGTAAACTGGCATGTGCAGATGAATTTATTGAACGATTTCCAAAGAAATATGAGACGTACATCGAACAGGGTGGAACTAATGTATCCGGTGGACAGAAGCAGAGACTCTGTATTGCCAGGGCAATTCTGAAAAAGCCGAAGATCCTGATCCTGGATGACAGTACCAGTGCGGTAGATACAGCTACAGATGCAAAAATCCGCAGAGCGTTCAGAAAAGAGGTTCCTGATACAACCAAGCTGATCATCGCCCAGCGTGTCTCCAGTGTGCAGGATGCAGACCGTATCATTGTGATGGATGAAGGCAGGATCAATGGATTTGGAACGCATGAAGAATTGCTGGAGACGAACGAAATCTACCGGGAAGTTTATGAGTCTCAGACGCAGGGCGGCGGTGATTTTGATGAAAAGGCAGGTGAATAA
- a CDS encoding YczE/YyaS/YitT family protein, whose product MKKLNWFARPEKFKNRLIMVILGVLIQGFGLSWLIEIHFGTDPCSAFTQGVISHVGLTFGTAQLLINLILFIIIFLSDTSLIGFGTIANMIFIGYISDTCRWIYSRIFPAHFFESMPVRICILLPALIVFIFGAAMYMTAALGTSPYDAISFILAKKVPHVPFKYVRIAWDTSFLLLGWIAGGNVGPVTFAIAFFLGPVISWEQKKLAVFIS is encoded by the coding sequence ATGAAAAAATTAAACTGGTTTGCAAGACCTGAAAAATTCAAGAACAGACTGATCATGGTCATACTTGGAGTTCTCATCCAGGGATTCGGACTCTCCTGGCTGATCGAGATCCATTTCGGTACAGATCCATGTTCGGCATTTACGCAGGGAGTAATCTCCCATGTCGGACTGACATTTGGAACAGCCCAGCTTCTGATCAATCTGATCCTTTTTATCATCATTTTCCTGTCCGATACAAGCCTGATCGGTTTTGGAACGATTGCAAATATGATCTTTATCGGATATATCTCCGATACCTGCAGATGGATCTACAGCAGAATCTTTCCCGCACATTTCTTTGAATCCATGCCGGTTCGCATCTGTATCCTGCTGCCTGCACTGATTGTATTTATTTTCGGAGCCGCCATGTATATGACTGCTGCTCTTGGTACATCACCGTACGATGCAATTTCATTTATTCTTGCAAAGAAAGTACCGCACGTTCCATTTAAATACGTCCGTATCGCATGGGATACATCTTTTCTTCTTCTGGGATGGATCGCCGGTGGAAATGTCGGTCCGGTCACATTTGCGATTGCATTTTTCCTTGGTCCTGTCATTAGCTGGGAGCAGAAAAAGCTGGCTGTATTCATCTCCTAG
- a CDS encoding ABC transporter ATP-binding protein/permease produces MLQIKNVCKEYRTGGLVQKALDDVSLNLRDNEFVAILGPSGSGKTTLLNIIGGLDRYDSGDLIINGISTQKYKDRDWDSYRNHTIGFVFQSYNLIPHQSVLANVELALTISGIGKSERRRRATEALEKVGLGKQLHKRPSQMSGGQMQRVAIARALVNDPDILLADEPTGALDSDTSVQVMDLLQEVAKDRLVVMVTHNPELAEQYATRIVTLRDGKIRSDTDPYEVDETQAEPPKHKNMGKSSMSFLTALALSFNNLKTKKARTLLTAFAGSIGIIGIALILSLSNGVNEYIQNVEEETLSEYPLQIQSTGFDITSMMVGNASEMAADDEKDTADNEDGKVKVMQLVTNMFSTMDSNDLKSLKEYLDEGKSGIEKYTNAVEYSYSVTPQIFKEEKDGVRQVHPDQSFSSLGLGSSSSSNSIMSSMMSTDVFFEMPETRSLYESQYDVKAGKWPEKYNECVLVLSSNGSISDFVAYTLGLRDPLELDEMIRQFMNEETIDVPSDFQDYSYDQIVGTTFKLVNSSDFYEYDSQYKVWKDKTDNASYMKKLVENGETIRIVGVVQPREGAAASSLNPGICYPASLTRYVAEQAADSEIVKQQLADAGVNVFTNKKFGEEDGESSFSEDSLFTVDEAALQKAFKMDESVLAGLGTASDFSGVFTSGGNALDLSGMMDSGSLDLNLDGLPAMDLQKLLKGIKVEVSSDGMQKLSASMLEGYQEYAKTHPEADYSNLQEDLRNYLRSETARKILSDNLKEILKANGEVKVSAEQIQELLRNLMSGYQEFLIKNGYTDPAKSDEYLTEYLQTAEAQKIIADWMEKIYPSDRDFEISDAQLEKLTDELLNGYLDYVKVNGLPDPTKLGDHILEYLNTEDGQKRFSEGLVAAVDMDSLEQQLSKAMASYMEQAMGAMSESVAQAVEKQVQQLMGQITKAMENSMQQAMSQLGTNLQNVMENAISIDVDAFADAFQMNVSEEDLTELFLSLGSKQSASYDGNLQKLGYADFSEPSGINIYPKDFQSKEQVVKILDDYNSRMEADGKEEQVITYTDVVGTLMSSVTDIVDIISYVLIAFVAISLVVSSIMIGVITYISVLERKKEIGILRAIGASKGNVSQVFNAETFIIGFCAGLIGIGLTLLLLIPCNAVIHHLADTTAVRAALPFVPAAVLILLSIGLTLLGGLIPSRKAAKSDPVTALRTE; encoded by the coding sequence ATGTTACAGATAAAGAATGTCTGCAAAGAATACAGAACAGGGGGACTGGTGCAGAAAGCCCTGGATGATGTGAGCCTGAATTTAAGGGATAATGAATTTGTTGCCATTCTGGGTCCCAGTGGTTCCGGTAAGACAACCCTGCTTAATATCATTGGTGGGCTGGACCGGTATGACAGTGGAGATCTGATCATTAACGGGATTTCAACCCAAAAATATAAAGACAGAGACTGGGATTCCTATAGAAACCATACCATCGGATTCGTTTTTCAGAGTTATAATCTGATCCCGCATCAGAGTGTGCTGGCAAATGTAGAACTGGCACTGACAATCTCGGGAATCGGAAAGAGTGAACGAAGAAGACGTGCAACAGAAGCACTGGAAAAGGTGGGGCTTGGAAAGCAGCTCCATAAAAGACCAAGTCAGATGTCGGGCGGTCAGATGCAGAGAGTGGCGATCGCAAGGGCATTGGTCAATGATCCTGACATTTTACTGGCAGATGAGCCGACCGGAGCGTTGGACAGCGATACCAGTGTGCAGGTCATGGATCTGCTTCAGGAGGTGGCAAAAGACCGTCTGGTTGTGATGGTCACGCACAACCCGGAACTGGCAGAACAGTATGCCACCAGGATCGTGACCCTGCGTGACGGGAAGATCCGTTCCGATACGGATCCATATGAAGTGGATGAAACGCAGGCAGAACCACCGAAGCATAAAAATATGGGAAAGTCGTCGATGTCATTTCTGACGGCACTGGCACTGAGTTTTAATAATCTGAAGACCAAAAAAGCAAGGACACTTCTGACTGCTTTTGCAGGTTCCATCGGAATCATCGGGATTGCACTGATTCTTTCTCTGTCCAATGGAGTCAATGAATACATTCAGAATGTGGAAGAAGAGACTCTGTCAGAGTATCCTTTACAGATTCAGAGTACCGGATTTGATATCACTTCCATGATGGTCGGAAATGCATCTGAGATGGCAGCCGATGATGAAAAGGATACGGCAGACAATGAGGATGGAAAAGTCAAAGTCATGCAACTGGTAACCAATATGTTTTCGACGATGGATTCCAATGACCTGAAATCTTTAAAAGAATATCTTGATGAAGGAAAAAGCGGAATTGAAAAGTATACGAATGCCGTGGAATATTCCTATAGTGTAACGCCTCAGATCTTTAAAGAGGAGAAGGATGGTGTCCGTCAGGTACATCCGGATCAGTCTTTTTCTTCTCTGGGACTTGGATCATCGAGCAGTTCCAACAGTATCATGTCATCTATGATGAGTACGGATGTATTTTTTGAGATGCCTGAAACCAGAAGTCTCTACGAAAGTCAGTATGATGTGAAAGCAGGAAAATGGCCGGAAAAATATAATGAGTGTGTCCTGGTGCTTTCTTCTAATGGAAGTATCAGTGATTTTGTAGCATATACGCTGGGACTGAGAGATCCGCTGGAGCTGGATGAGATGATCCGGCAGTTTATGAATGAAGAGACGATTGATGTACCATCCGATTTTCAGGATTACAGTTACGATCAGATCGTGGGAACGACGTTTAAACTGGTGAACAGTTCTGACTTTTATGAATATGACAGTCAGTATAAGGTCTGGAAGGATAAAACAGATAATGCTTCTTATATGAAGAAACTGGTAGAAAATGGAGAGACGATTCGGATCGTTGGTGTAGTACAGCCCAGGGAAGGAGCAGCAGCTTCTTCCCTGAATCCGGGCATCTGCTATCCGGCATCACTGACCAGGTATGTGGCAGAGCAGGCAGCAGACAGTGAGATCGTAAAGCAGCAGCTTGCAGATGCAGGAGTTAATGTATTTACAAATAAGAAGTTCGGAGAGGAGGACGGAGAGAGCAGCTTTTCAGAAGATTCGCTTTTTACTGTAGATGAAGCAGCATTGCAAAAGGCATTTAAGATGGATGAGTCTGTACTTGCAGGACTTGGAACAGCATCGGATTTTTCAGGAGTCTTTACATCCGGTGGAAATGCACTGGATCTGTCAGGAATGATGGACAGTGGCAGCCTAGATCTGAATCTGGACGGACTGCCTGCAATGGATCTGCAAAAGCTGTTAAAAGGGATAAAAGTCGAGGTTTCATCGGATGGAATGCAGAAGTTATCTGCCAGTATGCTGGAAGGATATCAGGAGTATGCAAAGACGCATCCGGAGGCAGATTATTCCAATTTACAGGAAGATCTCAGAAATTATCTGCGTTCGGAAACTGCAAGAAAGATCCTTTCGGATAATCTGAAAGAGATTTTAAAAGCCAACGGAGAAGTCAAAGTCAGTGCAGAACAGATACAGGAACTGCTCCGAAATCTCATGTCGGGTTATCAGGAGTTCCTCATTAAAAATGGTTATACAGATCCTGCAAAATCTGATGAGTATCTGACAGAATATCTGCAGACAGCAGAAGCACAGAAGATCATTGCCGACTGGATGGAAAAGATCTATCCGTCGGACCGAGATTTTGAGATCAGCGATGCACAGCTTGAAAAACTGACAGATGAGCTGCTTAACGGTTATCTTGATTATGTAAAAGTGAATGGCCTGCCGGATCCGACAAAGCTGGGAGATCATATTCTTGAATATCTGAATACGGAGGACGGTCAGAAGCGGTTTTCTGAAGGACTGGTTGCAGCGGTCGATATGGATTCGCTGGAGCAGCAGCTCTCCAAAGCCATGGCTTCTTATATGGAACAGGCGATGGGGGCAATGTCAGAATCTGTGGCACAGGCGGTAGAGAAGCAGGTGCAGCAGTTGATGGGACAGATCACGAAAGCAATGGAAAATTCCATGCAGCAGGCAATGTCACAGCTCGGCACGAATCTGCAGAACGTGATGGAAAATGCAATCAGTATTGATGTGGATGCTTTTGCAGATGCATTTCAGATGAATGTAAGTGAGGAAGACTTAACGGAGTTGTTCTTATCTCTTGGATCAAAGCAGAGTGCATCTTATGATGGAAATTTACAGAAACTTGGCTATGCTGATTTTTCTGAACCATCCGGCATTAATATTTATCCAAAAGATTTTCAGAGTAAAGAACAGGTTGTAAAGATCCTGGATGATTACAACAGCCGGATGGAGGCAGACGGAAAAGAAGAGCAGGTCATCACATATACGGACGTAGTTGGAACGCTGATGTCTTCCGTGACAGATATTGTGGATATCATCAGTTACGTTCTGATTGCGTTTGTGGCAATCTCACTGGTCGTTTCTTCGATCATGATCGGTGTCATCACGTATATCAGTGTACTGGAGCGAAAAAAAGAAATCGGTATCCTCCGTGCCATCGGTGCGTCCAAAGGAAATGTATCGCAAGTCTTTAATGCTGAGACATTTATCATCGGATTTTGTGCGGGACTGATCGGAATTGGTCTGACGCTTCTGCTGCTGATTCCATGTAATGCGGTGATCCATCACTTGGCAGATACAACAGCGGTCAGGGCAGCACTTCCATTTGTCCCGGCAGCGGTTTTGATCCTTTTAAGTATCGGGCTTACTTTACTTGGAGGACTGATTCCTTCCAGAAAAGCAGCAAAGAGTGATCCGGTAACGGCATTAAGAACGGAGTGA
- a CDS encoding branched-chain amino acid transporter permease: MTLTQQIITIGLCILGTMTTRFLPFIIFSENRKTPEFIQYIGKYLPSAVFGMLIIYCLRNVDVLHGTHGLPEAVSILITTLLHIWKRNMFLSIAAGTISYMLLLHFL, translated from the coding sequence ATGACACTTACCCAGCAGATCATCACCATCGGACTCTGTATTCTCGGAACAATGACGACCCGTTTCCTTCCTTTTATCATTTTCAGTGAAAATCGAAAGACACCGGAATTTATACAATATATTGGGAAATATCTTCCTTCTGCCGTCTTTGGAATGCTCATCATCTACTGCCTGCGGAATGTAGATGTTCTCCATGGAACGCACGGACTTCCTGAAGCAGTTTCCATTCTGATAACAACACTTTTACATATATGGAAACGGAATATGTTCCTGTCCATCGCTGCCGGAACGATAAGCTATATGCTGTTACTGCATTTTTTGTGA
- a CDS encoding LysR family transcriptional regulator, whose translation MTLQQLKYVCMVAETGKITEAAKKLYISQPSLTNAIHELEKEMNVVIFNRTNKGISLSAEGEIFLGYARQVLEQAAVLEDKYKGGHGEKKKFCVSTQHYSFAVNAFVDLIKRYGQDEYDFSIRETQTYEIIEDVARMRSEIGLLFLNDFNETVLRKILKSNGLEFHLLFVARPHVFISRRHPLADREVITNEELEDYPYLSFEQGEHNSFYFSEEVFSVSERKKNIRVRDRATLFNLLIGLNGYTVCSGVIDENLNGKDIIAVPLADENEMKIGYIVHQKNRISRLGTTYLKALEKYLDPKEEPGRECLHMRQE comes from the coding sequence ATGACATTGCAACAATTAAAATATGTCTGCATGGTAGCAGAAACAGGGAAGATCACTGAAGCAGCAAAAAAATTATATATTTCCCAGCCGAGTCTGACAAATGCCATCCATGAGCTGGAAAAAGAGATGAATGTGGTTATTTTTAACCGGACGAATAAGGGCATCAGCCTCTCAGCAGAGGGGGAAATCTTTCTGGGGTATGCCAGACAGGTTCTGGAACAGGCAGCAGTACTGGAGGACAAATATAAAGGAGGACACGGGGAAAAGAAAAAGTTCTGCGTGTCGACGCAGCATTATTCTTTTGCGGTAAATGCGTTTGTAGATCTGATCAAAAGGTATGGTCAGGATGAGTATGATTTCAGCATCCGGGAAACGCAGACTTATGAGATCATTGAAGATGTGGCGAGAATGAGAAGTGAGATTGGTCTTCTCTTTTTAAATGATTTTAATGAGACGGTACTCCGCAAGATTCTGAAATCCAACGGACTGGAGTTTCATCTTCTCTTTGTGGCGAGGCCGCATGTCTTTATCAGCAGACGGCATCCGCTGGCAGACAGGGAAGTCATTACCAATGAAGAACTGGAAGATTATCCATATTTGTCCTTTGAACAGGGGGAACATAATTCCTTTTATTTTTCCGAGGAAGTTTTTTCGGTTTCAGAGCGAAAGAAAAATATCAGAGTCAGAGACAGGGCAACACTTTTCAATCTTTTGATCGGGCTGAATGGCTATACTGTATGCAGCGGTGTCATTGATGAAAATTTAAATGGGAAAGATATCATTGCAGTACCGCTGGCAGATGAGAATGAAATGAAGATCGGATATATCGTGCATCAGAAAAACCGCATAAGCAGACTTGGAACTACCTATTTAAAGGCACTGGAAAAGTATCTGGATCCCAAAGAAGAACCGGGAAGGGAATGTCTGCATATGCGGCAGGAATAA